One Chordicoccus furentiruminis DNA window includes the following coding sequences:
- a CDS encoding substrate-binding domain-containing protein — translation MRRMVRTAAAATAAAALIAGAPAACTAAADTSGGRGVTVGFALADASDSYDSAELKALTDWFTARGGVTVVTMDAGGDSTKQTSQLHQLAEQKVDGIFLQALDGNSVISGLQEAADAGIPVIGLDTEVSDMSYLTSFAAMNEYKAGQLAAQELLKDIPAGGMVLILDHPDSAAVTARIAGFTDRLTDPLAESALEPAETPFTVAGESDGGGSRDAAKEAAKTLFGQYSGCTALIAGDDQMALGAADAAQEAGLDGLKIYGFGGSPDMKKAMADGNAYLAGTAASSPVTLGQAAAEMLDGYLDGKKLNARYLIDPFMISASGAGQYGTDGWQ, via the coding sequence ATGAGAAGGATGGTTCGGACTGCGGCGGCCGCTACAGCCGCTGCCGCGCTGATCGCTGGAGCGCCGGCGGCGTGCACGGCGGCCGCGGATACGAGCGGCGGACGGGGCGTGACAGTGGGATTCGCGCTGGCGGACGCGTCGGATTCCTATGACAGCGCGGAGCTGAAGGCGCTGACGGACTGGTTCACAGCCAGGGGCGGTGTGACGGTCGTCACGATGGACGCCGGAGGAGACAGCACGAAGCAGACATCCCAGCTTCACCAGCTGGCGGAGCAGAAGGTGGACGGTATCTTTCTGCAGGCGCTGGACGGAAATTCGGTCATCAGCGGGCTTCAGGAGGCCGCTGACGCCGGGATTCCCGTGATCGGGCTCGATACGGAAGTGTCGGATATGTCGTATCTGACATCTTTCGCCGCCATGAATGAGTACAAGGCGGGGCAGCTGGCGGCACAGGAGCTCCTGAAGGATATTCCGGCGGGTGGAATGGTTCTGATCCTGGACCATCCGGATTCGGCGGCCGTCACGGCGAGGATCGCCGGCTTCACCGATCGGCTTACCGACCCGCTTGCGGAATCGGCGCTCGAGCCGGCGGAAACTCCGTTCACGGTGGCCGGGGAAAGCGACGGAGGAGGATCGAGGGACGCCGCGAAGGAGGCGGCGAAGACGCTTTTCGGACAGTACAGCGGCTGCACCGCGCTGATCGCCGGGGATGATCAGATGGCGCTGGGGGCAGCGGACGCGGCGCAGGAGGCCGGGCTTGACGGACTGAAGATCTACGGATTCGGGGGATCGCCGGATATGAAGAAGGCGATGGCCGACGGAAATGCATACCTCGCCGGCACGGCTGCGTCCTCACCGGTTACGCTGGGTCAGGCGGCGGCCGAGATGCTGGACGGCTATCTGGACGGCAAGAAGCTGAACGCGCGCTATCTGATCGATCCGTTCATGATCAGCGCGTCCGGCGCCGGGCAGTACGGCACGGACGGCTGGCAGTAA
- a CDS encoding adenosylcobalamin-dependent ribonucleoside-diphosphate reductase, with protein MTVQDWLGEENQLGIDIWNRKYRYRNESFDEWIDRVSGGDKELAGLIREKKFLFGGRTLSNRGTDRSASYSNCYSLGFVGDSLDELMQAATDIAKTFKSQGGQGLSLSKVRPKGTPIAHGQFRSDGIIPFMEIYNRVTESISQGGSRKGALLMSLDIWHREAESFIRIKSEEGRIQKANLSLEIDDAFMEDVRRYYETGETVTRTITRTYEGNTITYEVTPIRLYQLMMEKAWDWGEPGCLFVNQLRNRNMMEKVDSYRIETVNPCGEQPLPGGGACNLGSLNLSAFVHDPFTGHASFDFDGFRSAVTVSVRALDRIIDENQNHHALPIQKEMALRYRNIGLGVMGLYDMLAKLGMRYGSPESIAFSGKLMHEMFRTAVIASSRLAEMAGAFPGYEPEVLDSAIIREHFTDAELEQLGIRKNGLRNCSLLSIAPAGSIGTMLNVATGAEPAFSISYTRKTESLNGEEDKSYTVFTGVAKEYLDLTGEKKLPSYFVTAGDIPWKERIDMQSELQKHVDTGISSTVNLPHEVTVSDIELLYLYAWEKKLKGVTIFRDHCRRAGILSRPVEPEKPKPASDAPAPDGKQPIPRGVILKADDRCIGLKRTITSGCGTLHVEAFFTPDTGDLYKTYFSKGSTGGCNSFMVGLSRMISLAARGGVPFEAIVDQLHSTIVCASYAVRAATRQDTSKGSCCPVAIGYVLEDMHREVLEVLGLSKKAGTAVRNPGVLRKETSRGGAGGTGLTCPVCGGTQLVFTGGCVECKACGWSQCG; from the coding sequence ATGACCGTACAGGACTGGCTGGGCGAAGAGAACCAGCTCGGAATTGATATCTGGAACCGGAAATACCGCTACCGGAACGAAAGCTTCGACGAATGGATCGACCGCGTCTCCGGCGGAGATAAGGAACTTGCCGGCCTGATCCGGGAGAAGAAGTTTCTGTTCGGCGGCCGGACGCTGTCAAACCGGGGTACGGACCGCTCCGCCTCTTACTCGAACTGCTACTCTCTCGGCTTCGTGGGCGACAGCCTGGACGAGCTGATGCAGGCGGCGACGGATATCGCGAAAACCTTCAAGAGCCAGGGGGGTCAGGGGCTCTCACTCAGCAAAGTGCGCCCGAAGGGCACGCCGATCGCCCACGGTCAGTTCCGGAGCGACGGCATCATTCCCTTCATGGAAATCTACAACCGCGTGACGGAGTCCATCTCCCAGGGCGGATCCCGAAAGGGTGCGCTTCTGATGTCGCTCGATATCTGGCACAGGGAAGCGGAGTCCTTCATCCGGATCAAAAGCGAGGAAGGCCGGATCCAGAAGGCCAACCTTTCCCTCGAGATCGACGATGCGTTCATGGAAGACGTGCGCCGCTACTACGAGACAGGCGAAACGGTCACCCGGACAATCACCCGCACGTACGAAGGCAACACGATTACCTATGAGGTGACGCCGATCCGTCTCTATCAGCTGATGATGGAGAAGGCCTGGGACTGGGGCGAGCCGGGCTGCCTTTTCGTCAATCAGCTCCGGAACCGCAACATGATGGAGAAGGTCGACAGCTACCGGATCGAAACCGTCAACCCTTGCGGCGAGCAGCCGCTCCCGGGCGGCGGGGCCTGCAATCTGGGCAGCCTCAACCTGTCCGCGTTTGTGCATGATCCGTTCACCGGTCATGCTTCATTCGACTTCGATGGATTCCGGAGCGCGGTTACCGTGAGTGTCCGCGCTCTCGACCGGATCATCGACGAGAACCAGAACCACCACGCGCTTCCAATCCAGAAGGAGATGGCGCTCCGCTACCGCAACATCGGCCTCGGCGTCATGGGCCTTTACGATATGCTGGCAAAGCTCGGCATGCGGTACGGCAGCCCGGAGAGCATCGCCTTCAGCGGAAAACTCATGCATGAGATGTTCCGCACGGCCGTGATCGCGAGCAGCCGTCTGGCGGAGATGGCGGGTGCCTTTCCGGGATATGAGCCGGAAGTGCTTGACTCCGCGATCATCAGAGAGCATTTTACCGATGCGGAACTGGAACAGCTCGGAATCCGGAAAAACGGCCTCCGCAACTGCTCGCTTCTGTCGATCGCGCCCGCCGGTTCCATCGGCACAATGCTGAATGTCGCCACCGGCGCGGAGCCGGCCTTCTCGATCTCGTACACGCGGAAGACAGAGTCGCTGAACGGAGAAGAGGACAAGTCCTACACTGTCTTCACCGGTGTCGCGAAGGAATATCTCGATCTGACCGGCGAAAAGAAACTGCCGTCGTACTTTGTGACGGCCGGCGACATCCCATGGAAGGAACGGATCGACATGCAGTCGGAGCTGCAGAAGCACGTGGATACCGGCATCTCATCAACCGTCAATCTGCCGCACGAAGTCACGGTCTCTGACATCGAGCTGCTCTATCTGTACGCGTGGGAGAAGAAGCTGAAAGGCGTCACGATCTTCCGCGACCACTGCCGACGGGCCGGGATTCTCAGCCGCCCGGTGGAGCCGGAGAAACCGAAGCCCGCGTCGGACGCCCCGGCTCCGGACGGAAAGCAGCCGATCCCGCGGGGCGTCATCCTCAAGGCGGACGACCGGTGCATCGGGCTCAAGCGGACGATCACGTCCGGCTGCGGCACGCTGCATGTGGAGGCGTTCTTCACCCCGGACACCGGCGACCTCTACAAAACCTACTTCAGCAAGGGCTCGACCGGCGGCTGCAACTCCTTCATGGTAGGTCTGTCGCGGATGATCTCTCTCGCGGCCCGCGGCGGCGTGCCGTTCGAGGCCATCGTGGACCAGCTTCACTCGACGATCGTCTGCGCGTCCTACGCTGTCCGCGCGGCGACGCGTCAGGACACCAGCAAGGGATCCTGCTGCCCGGTGGCGATCGGCTACGTGCTCGAGGACATGCACCGGGAGGTGCTCGAGGTGCTCGGTCTCAGTAAAAAAGCCGGCACCGCAGTCCGCAACCCGGGCGTGCTCAGAAAAGAGACGTCCCGCGGCGGCGCCGGCGGAACCGGTCTGACCTGTCCGGTCTGCGGAGGCACGCAGCTTGTCTTCACCGGCGGCTGCGTGGAGTGCAAGGCCTGCGGCTGGAGCCAGTGCGGATGA
- a CDS encoding M20 family metallopeptidase, whose product MSTESVELLMKVLAIRSVNGRDDEGAVAEFLADYMRRAGIDARTVRIDGTHANVTARIGDITDGETVVWNGHLDTVPYGAASEWRTDPAVPTVAGGRIYGRGASDMKSGLCAMVFALCEAVRLGRPFRHPVFFCGTCDEEKNGIGARALLKEEGMTGCGRILIGEPTGLKAGTAQKGCLWLRLDISGKTSHGAYPGQGRSAVEFGLREADEIRAFVSEHEHALLGRSTAIITRIEGGVAPNMVPDRCMIRMDIRFTPDLDRTAILKKAEEAAAEAEAATNGDVRISLAAENYRRAIETAPGDAFVTELETALRAERIPFETTGINFFTDASILAENDPDTSVILFGPGEPFMAHKPNEYVEIEKYEKAIRVLGRMI is encoded by the coding sequence GTGAGCACAGAGTCGGTAGAGCTGCTGATGAAGGTTCTCGCGATCCGGAGCGTGAACGGCCGGGACGACGAGGGTGCAGTGGCAGAGTTTCTCGCGGACTATATGCGGCGGGCCGGGATCGACGCGCGGACCGTCCGGATCGACGGGACGCACGCGAACGTCACGGCCCGGATCGGAGACATTACGGACGGAGAGACTGTGGTCTGGAACGGCCATCTGGATACGGTGCCGTACGGCGCGGCCTCGGAGTGGCGGACGGATCCGGCGGTTCCGACCGTCGCCGGGGGGCGGATCTACGGGCGCGGAGCCAGCGATATGAAGAGCGGCCTCTGCGCGATGGTGTTCGCCCTGTGCGAAGCGGTACGGCTCGGACGGCCGTTCCGGCATCCTGTTTTTTTCTGCGGTACATGCGACGAGGAGAAGAACGGAATAGGCGCCAGAGCCCTCCTTAAAGAGGAGGGGATGACCGGATGCGGACGGATCCTGATCGGCGAGCCGACCGGACTTAAGGCGGGCACCGCGCAGAAAGGATGTCTGTGGCTCCGGCTCGACATTTCCGGAAAGACGAGCCACGGCGCCTACCCCGGGCAGGGGAGGAGCGCCGTGGAATTCGGGCTGAGGGAGGCGGATGAGATCCGGGCTTTCGTCTCTGAGCATGAGCACGCACTGCTCGGAAGGTCGACGGCGATCATCACGCGGATCGAGGGAGGCGTCGCGCCCAATATGGTTCCCGACCGGTGCATGATCCGGATGGATATCCGTTTCACACCGGATCTTGACAGGACGGCGATTTTGAAAAAGGCGGAGGAAGCCGCAGCAGAGGCGGAGGCCGCTACGAACGGCGACGTCCGGATCTCCCTCGCGGCGGAGAACTACAGGCGCGCGATCGAGACGGCGCCCGGGGACGCCTTCGTGACAGAGCTTGAGACGGCCCTGCGCGCGGAACGGATTCCGTTTGAGACAACCGGGATCAATTTCTTTACCGATGCGTCCATCCTCGCCGAAAACGACCCGGACACGAGTGTCATTCTGTTCGGGCCGGGGGAACCGTTCATGGCGCACAAGCCGAACGAGTATGTGGAAATCGAAAAGTACGAAAAAGCGATCCGGGTCCTCGGGCGGATGATCTGA
- a CDS encoding LacI family DNA-binding transcriptional regulator, with product MRTTLKQIAEATHLSVTTVSQVLNNADCRVSKENRQLILDTAERMHYRRNRMALGLVKGSTNTIGLAISDIRNNFFASLARGVEDECKKNDWNVILCNSNDSHETDMVNLRMLADAGASGVVFGMAAESTAEMAQECITFLKKAHIPYLLADRYIDTDMGGIVSVDHVKGGYLATHYLLSRGLRRIACITGPGNLIDSQQRLEGYRRALGEYGIPFRAELLYDGKYTFESGVLAAERILRMPDRPDAVFAFNDMMAIGAMKRIKEQGLHVPEDISVIGYDDIFMDSFLEVPLTTIRQPAEQMGRKAAEMLIRGEIRYKDNRERVLFDPVLIERASVAAR from the coding sequence ATGCGAACGACATTAAAGCAGATCGCGGAAGCCACCCATCTGTCAGTGACAACCGTATCACAGGTGCTGAACAATGCGGACTGCCGGGTTTCGAAAGAAAACCGGCAGCTTATTCTCGATACGGCTGAAAGGATGCATTACCGGCGCAACCGGATGGCGCTGGGGCTGGTGAAGGGTTCAACGAATACGATCGGGCTGGCCATCTCCGACATCCGGAATAATTTCTTCGCCTCCCTCGCGAGAGGCGTGGAGGATGAATGCAAGAAAAATGACTGGAATGTGATCCTGTGCAATTCGAACGACAGCCACGAGACGGATATGGTCAACCTCAGAATGCTGGCGGACGCGGGCGCGAGCGGCGTCGTCTTCGGTATGGCGGCGGAGAGCACGGCGGAGATGGCGCAGGAATGCATTACCTTTCTGAAGAAGGCACATATTCCGTATCTTCTGGCGGACCGGTATATTGACACGGATATGGGCGGCATCGTGAGCGTTGATCATGTGAAGGGCGGCTATCTCGCGACGCACTATCTGCTGTCGCGCGGCCTTCGCAGAATCGCGTGTATCACCGGTCCGGGGAATCTGATTGACTCCCAGCAGCGGCTGGAAGGGTACAGAAGGGCGCTCGGCGAATACGGAATCCCGTTCCGGGCGGAGCTGCTGTATGACGGAAAGTATACGTTCGAGAGCGGCGTGCTCGCGGCGGAGCGGATTCTCCGCATGCCTGACAGGCCGGATGCCGTCTTCGCGTTCAACGATATGATGGCGATCGGGGCCATGAAGAGGATAAAGGAGCAGGGACTCCATGTTCCGGAAGACATTTCCGTGATCGGATACGACGACATCTTCATGGACTCTTTTCTCGAGGTTCCGCTGACCACGATCAGGCAGCCGGCGGAACAGATGGGCCGAAAGGCGGCGGAAATGCTGATCCGCGGGGAAATCCGGTATAAAGACAACCGGGAGCGGGTTCTGTTTGACCCCGTTCTGATCGAGCGGGCCTCCGTTGCGGCCCGCTGA